A genomic stretch from Lathyrus oleraceus cultivar Zhongwan6 chromosome 2, CAAS_Psat_ZW6_1.0, whole genome shotgun sequence includes:
- the LOC127123622 gene encoding uncharacterized protein LOC127123622, protein MAPMSYYPYLYVTATQYQQPPCQYQPQKSNKQPTPAQKNQNQQYNHATKDKVKEILSFSEENPNVKTNPLPNHDSSAVNVVIKEETEEFVLRADDVKTPLSLVLKRLEQFGFLAGINDDCAVCEGDPDNCDELRGCVQELMDKGLIQFSRSKAVEKVAVIEPITIVYRKKKVEDPPKRIQPIHLCISSLFPYQNIKAVPWNYETTAYLGGKEIRIPDTKIVNIDGTGGMTRSGRVFAPKYTPRVSPSPTVIPPKENVIPTPTPQAGATIPVTPNMTIVLVPMNIIANKAVESKVSKGKGPMVENEQVEDHKKSITFEESQEFLKLIKKSDFKIVDQLNQTPPKISILSLLLSSEAQHKALVKVLNTAHMLQDITVNQFDNVVANITASRYLRFNETKLPPEGNAHNKALHISVMCTNSLLSRVLVDTSSSLNVLPKATLSQLQFKRPEMRTNAFIVRAFDGSQRQVIWEVDLPICLRPHQFNITFQVMDINLAYSCLLDRPWIHAAGAVTSMLHQRLKFLIDDKLVIVYGEEDLLIRELSSFRYVETDEGIVEIPLHCLEFEEVNSATANHDQSSATILSSVRSAK, encoded by the exons ATGGCCCCTATGTCGTACTATCCATATTTGTATGTCACTGCtactcaatatcaacaaccgcCATGTCAGTATCAACCGCAGAAAAGTAATAAACAACCAACACCTGCTCAGAAAAATCAGAATCAACAATACAACCATGCAACAAAGGACAAGGTCAAG GAGATTCTGTCATTCTCCGAGGAAAACCCCAATGTGAAAACAAATCCTCTGCCAAATCATGACAGTTCAGCAGTCAACGTCGTGATCAAAGAGGAAACAGAAGAATTTGTACTAAGGGCCGACGATGTAAAGACTCCGCTGTCATTGGTGTTGAAGAGGCTTGAACAGTTTGGGTTTCTAGCAGGTATAAATGATGATTGCGCAGTATGTGAAGGTGATCCAGACAATTGCGACGAGTTAAGGGGTTGTGTGCAGGAGCTGATGGATAAAGGGTTGATACAGTTCTCGAGGTCCAAGGCAGTAGAGAAAGTTGCAGTAATCGAACCAATAACTATTGTGTATAGGAAAAAGAAGGTCGAAGATCCTCCCAAGAGGATTCAGCCAATTCATTTATGTATTTCTAGTCTGTTTCCATATCAGAATATCAAGGCAGTGCCTTGGAATTATGAGACAACTGCATATCTGGGTGGAAAAGAAATTCGTATTCCTGACACTAAAATCGTCAACATAGATGGAACGGGAGGCATGACCCGCAGTGGCCGTGTATTCGCTCCAAAATACACTCCTAGGGTGTCTCCATCACCCACAGTTATCCCGCCCAAAGAGAATGTCATTCCTACTCCTACTCCGCAGGCAGGGGCAACTATACCTGTCACTCCAAACATGACGATTGTTCTAGTGCCGATGAATATTATTGCCAACAAAGCGGTAGAATCTAAAGTGTCTAAAGGTAAAGGGCCGATGGTTGAGAATGAGCAAGTTGAAGATCACAAGAAGAGCATCACTTTTGAGGAAAGTCAGGAATTCctcaaattgatcaagaagagtgacttcaAGATCGTCGACCAGTTGAACCAGACTCCTCCCAAAATCTCCATTTTGTCTCTGCtgttgagttctgaggctcaGCATAAAGCATTGGTGAAAGTTCTGAATACCGCTCATATGCTGCAAGATATCACGGTCAATCAATTTGACAATGTGGTTGCGAATATCACTGCCAGTAGGTATTTACGATTTAATGAAACAAAACTACCTCCTGAGGGAAACGCCCATAATAAAGCACTACACATTTCAGTCATGTGCACAAACTCTCTTCTATCTCGAGTCCTAGTTGACACTAGTTCTTCGCTTAATGTACTGCCGAAAGCTACATTAAGCCAATTACAATTTAAAAGGCCCGAGATGAGGACCAATGCATTCATTGTCCGAGCTTTTGACGGTTCCCAAAGACAGGTTATTTGGGAAGTGGATCTTCCCATCTGTCTTAGACCTCACCAATTCAACATTAccttccaagtcatggacatcaACCTAGCTTACAGTTGTCTGTTAGAtaggccgtggattcatgctgctggggcagtcACCTCTATGCTGCACCAAAGGTTGAAGTTCTTGATTGATGATAAATTGGTAATTGTGTATGGTGAAGAAGACCTGTTGATTAGAGAACTCTCGTCATTCAGATATGTTGAGACAGATGAAGGGATTGTTGAGATTCCACTCCACTGTTTAGAATTTGAAGAAGTCAATTCTGCTACCGCCAACCATGACCAATCATCCGCTACCATTCTATCTTCAGTCAGAAGCGCCAAATAG